The DNA segment GCCGTTCGGCGGCTACAAGATGAGCGGCAACGGGCGCGAGTGGGGGGACTTTGCCTTCAGCGAGTTTCTGGAGGTCAAGGCTCTGCTCGGCTACGCGCCCCAGGCCTAGGGTCTGTCTGGCTGAGGTATCAAAGCCATAACAGAATGCAGGCGATGTAGACACAGGCGCCCTGGCAGTGGCGGGTGCTGCACGGGAACGCGCCGGACGGGTACGGGTCGGGTGGCTGGAACGACCTGCAGAAACGGCTGAGCCAGTGACCTCCTGCTCCCGGTGAGGGCGAGCGCCTGAGTCGGCCTGCCTTCAGCGTTCTCGATTCGCGAACAGCGATCCCCGGGAGGACAGGTCCCCCGGCGAACAGGACCAGCCGTGGGAGGCGTGAACAATGCGCCGACCAACTCCTTGGCGTGCTGCTGCTCTTTGGGGAAGGGGCAGGACCCAGGTTTCGGAGCCGGGCACTTGCGTGCTCCACATGTGCCCCGTCACGGTGAAGGACGCAACACCGCACGACAGGAGACCTATGACCCAGAACACCGATGGTGACGGCGCAGCACTACAACCGGACCGGGAAGCTATCAATGTCGAACAAGGCCCTGCCTGCGACGGTGCTGCTGACGGTTGCCACCAGCGCGAAGCCAGTGCCACTGCGTTGACTGAGGTCACGGTGGAGGGCGCTTCAGGTCTGACGTCCGTTTCCTGAGTCCTGCGCTCTACCGTTGCTCACTTGTGCATTTTTTGAGCCCCAGTTCGTACCCTGCGGAATGGACGCCATACCGCAGCATTACCTGTTGATAGACGACAGTCCCACAGACCGACTCCTCGCGCAGGAAGCTTTCGCGCAACTGCAGCCGGAATCCACGCTCACGCGTGCCTCGAGTGGCGCGGAACCCTTGGAACTCCTGAAGTCCGGGAGCTGGCTTCCAGATGTCATCCTGCTGGATATCAACATGCCTGGCCTCACGGGATTTCAGGTCCTGGCGTGGTTGAAAGACCAACGCGAGCTGCGGGGTATTCCTGTGGTCATGTTGAGCACTTCGAATGCAAAGCAGGACATCCGGGAGGCGTACAGTCTGCACGCGAGCTCGTACCTGGTGAAGTTAGCGACATTCGATGATTTCGTCGCGCAGGTGGAGGCCTTCCTGGAGTACTGGAAGGCGGCGCGGGCGGCGTACCCGTACGGGCACCAGAGTGCGTAAGCGTCTGTCTTGGCCTTCAGGCACCGTACGCTGATCACTCATGCCACTTCCGTACCCGTACCGTTTCCAGCGGGTTACAGGTGCGGTTGGATGGCGTTCTGTATGGCCTGCACAGTATTCGTGGTGTGTGGGTTCAAGTGCAGCACTGTCACGATCAGCTTGTCCTGGGAGGCATCCCGTTGCGTCCTCATCCTCGTGTCCGCCCTCCTGGACCCCGCCTCAGCTCGCCCCTATTTCCTGATCACCCAACCCTTGCTGATCGCCTTCAGCTTCGTGGCCTGCGCCCTCCTGTGGGCGCGCCGCGTAAGTGTGCCCCGCCTGGAACAGAGCGCTATGCTCCTCCTGACCAGCGTGGTGCTCGGCCGCAGCCTCCTCGAGATCTTCACCACCCAACCACCGCCTGTCGTTCTGGACAGTCAGGCCTTGATCGGCCTGCTGCTGTGCGCGGTCTCCGGCTTTTTGGTCCTGAGACGTCGCGCGGCCCTGACCTTCGTGGGTACTTTGTTTCTCCTCCAGGCCGGCGCCCTGGGCGTGACCCTCTGGTCGGCACCTGTCCCCCTCACCTCGGGCAGACTGGTTGCGTTCGCCAGCAGCCAACTCTCGCTGGCCACCCTGTTCATCCTCCGGGACGCCCTCTTCTGGTTCAGGCTGGGACATACCCAGCTGCTCGATGATCAGGAGCGCCTGACGCGGCTGGCGGATAAGGACCCCCTGACGGGCCTGCTGAACCGCCGCAGCCTGGAGCAGACCTGCGACCAGCTCCAGCGGAGTCAACAGGGCTACCTGCTGGCAGTGGTGGACGCCGACGATTTCAAGACCATCAATGACGTGTTCGGGCATCTGGAAGGCGACCGGGTGCTGATTGGGATGGCGCAGGGATTACGGCAAGCCAGGTATGCGGCCCGCTGGGGCGGGGAGGAGTTCCTGGTGCTCTTTCCTGCTCTGGAACCGCATGAAGCGCTCGAACGACTCCAGTCCGTTATTACGGACACGCAGGGCCTGTTAGACACGCTGGGACCGCTGGCGGTAACGATGAGTGTGGGCGCGGTGTGGGTGGAGCCGGGGGCGCCGTGGCAGCCGGCACTGAAACAGGCGGATCAGGCGATGTACGCCGCCAAACAGCGGGGCAAGAATCAGCTTGTCGTGGGGGGGAATGCCTGCCCGTGTTCTGGCATGGGTGCTCTGGAGGGTTCGTCTGAAGAACACGCGTGACGTGCCAGGGAGCTTACAGGCGTGCGGGGCGGGTGTCCGTGACTGGGCCGGCTGAGCGCGTGGTTGATCAGGGCGAATTCCTGAAGAAGTTGCTGGAGGTCTTCTGGGCGGTCCAGGTGGGCTCGGTGGTGGAGCTGGGTGAGGCGGTGGAGCAGGGCGTCGTCTCCCAGGTCACGTGCCAGCGCTTGAGCGGTGGCGATCACGTGAGCGAGGAGGTGGTCTTGCATACGTTGAAGGTAGGGGCCGGGTTGTGACAGCGCTCTTTTTCTGGGCTTCTTTAAGGGGGGTGAATACCGGGGGTGTGAGCCGCCTATACTTCCGATTGATGCAGAGCGCACCGGCTCCTTTCGTTCAGCGGAGACGTTTATCTCTTCGCTCAGGACGCAGGTGAAGCGCCGGAAGCAGGAGAGTTGCCGGGAGGAAATCCGCGCGGCCGCCCGGCAACTCGGTGACCAGCACCCGGAAGGAACCTTCTCGATGCAGCAGGTGATTGATGTCATGCGGGCGCGAGGAACGCAGCATCTGGATCTCACGATTCGCCGGCATATCAGCACGTTCATGTGCGTGAATGCCGTGGGGCCTCATGCGGGTTTATATCCCGATCTGGAGTGGGTGGCGCGAGGACGGTACCGGCTGGTGCCTTCTGAGCCTGGAACAACGGAGTAGGAGACACGAGCCTGCCCGCAGGGACGCTTCTTAGCAGCAGTGTGCGCAGCGCTCCGAGTTCCGTGTCCGAGGTACGGCAAGAGGACATCTCAACGTGTACGGGCATGGCGTAGCTGGAGAAGACTGCGTATAGTCGGTTGATCGTTGCTTGCAGGGCTCCGTTCACGTGTCCTCGATGAATGGGTCGTCGTCCTGCTCCGGTCTGCTGAGAGAACTCAATGGTCGATACGACACAGCCACACTGGGCGGGACGGGCTGAAGCGGGCCGTCAGTCCTTCCCGAGTGCTGTTCGGTGCATTCTCCTGGCATCCCGCATGCGCGATGCAACAGGGGCTGCTCGTTCACCCTGGCGCTCCAGTCATGTCGTTCATCCCAGCATCAGCACAGCCATGAGCAAATGGATAACCCATCACGCTTCGGCTTATGCAGCGGCGGACAGGAACAGACCCGGAGACAGCCCGGGGTGGGCGGGTTCAGCAAGGGGTGAGCAGGCGCCACAGAGAGCACCGGGCGTGCCTGGTGAAGTGTACAACCGCAGTCCAGTGGCACGAGAGGCCGCCCAGCACTTGTAGAAGCGTTTGCTTGCGGCAGCGCTGCAAGACTCGCTCAAGCTGGTGGTTTTCCCGAAGCTTGAGCAAGAGCGGGAGCACAAACGGACAGCAAGGGAGAAGACAGGAAGGAGGAGGAGGAGGATTAGAGGAGAGGCGCGCGGATCGGGAAGCACCGGCAGTGCGGGCAGCCGGACGTCGAAATCCTGATGGTGGGCTCCGGATCGACGGTGATCGACACCCTGGATGTCGAGGCGGCTTTCTGTGAAGTGGCCTGAGTGAGGGTGGGGCCCAGGGGCAT comes from the Deinococcus malanensis genome and includes:
- a CDS encoding GGDEF domain-containing protein is translated as MSALLDPASARPYFLITQPLLIAFSFVACALLWARRVSVPRLEQSAMLLLTSVVLGRSLLEIFTTQPPPVVLDSQALIGLLLCAVSGFLVLRRRAALTFVGTLFLLQAGALGVTLWSAPVPLTSGRLVAFASSQLSLATLFILRDALFWFRLGHTQLLDDQERLTRLADKDPLTGLLNRRSLEQTCDQLQRSQQGYLLAVVDADDFKTINDVFGHLEGDRVLIGMAQGLRQARYAARWGGEEFLVLFPALEPHEALERLQSVITDTQGLLDTLGPLAVTMSVGAVWVEPGAPWQPALKQADQAMYAAKQRGKNQLVVGGNACPCSGMGALEGSSEEHA
- a CDS encoding DUF7669 domain-containing protein translates to MKRRKQESCREEIRAAARQLGDQHPEGTFSMQQVIDVMRARGTQHLDLTIRRHISTFMCVNAVGPHAGLYPDLEWVARGRYRLVPSEPGTTE
- a CDS encoding response regulator, producing MDAIPQHYLLIDDSPTDRLLAQEAFAQLQPESTLTRASSGAEPLELLKSGSWLPDVILLDINMPGLTGFQVLAWLKDQRELRGIPVVMLSTSNAKQDIREAYSLHASSYLVKLATFDDFVAQVEAFLEYWKAARAAYPYGHQSA